Genomic DNA from Paucilactobacillus hokkaidonensis JCM 18461:
GTTGCAATAGTCGCGCATTATTTTCTAGCGGAACAGTGGTGAAGCCCTCAAACTGCTTTGTAGCGGTATCATAACGCATTGAATCCTCAATTAGGCTATCCGAATAACTTTGTAGTTGTTTCCACGTATTCGTATACAATGTCCGACTAGTGACATTAATAAACAGCAATCCTAAAATAACGGTCAGAGTTAAAATGACCGCAAAAAATCCTAGCATTTGCCGATAGATAAATTTCATTTAGCTGCTCCACTGTCATCAAATTTGTAGCCGACACCCCAAACAGTCTGAACAACTTGGGGACCAACTTTTTCAATTTTTTGTCTCAACTTTTTGATATGCGCATCAACTGTTCGCTCATCACCATAGTATTCATAATCCCATACTAATTGTAATAATTGCTCCCGTGAAAAAACTTGTCGTGGCTTTTGAGCCAATGTCTTCAACAAGTCAAACTCTTTAGGGGTCAAATCTTCAATTAATTTGTCATTCAAATAAACTTCTCGGGTTTTACTATTTAACTTGAAGTGGTCTGTAACCACATCAAATTGAGTGTCATCATCAGAAATATTGTCCTCACCAATTGAATTCAACTCACTACGACGATATAATGCCTTAATCCTTGCAATTAAAGTAATCGGACTAAATGG
This window encodes:
- a CDS encoding response regulator transcription factor; the encoded protein is MKLLMVEDNKSVSEMMAMFFKKENWDTHFAYDGEEAVEMFKSAADEWDIVTLDLNLPKMDGMQVAAELRRVSPTVPIIMLTARDSESDQVLGLEMGADDYVTKPFSPITLIARIKALYRRSELNSIGEDNISDDDTQFDVVTDHFKLNSKTREVYLNDKLIEDLTPKEFDLLKTLAQKPRQVFSREQLLQLVWDYEYYGDERTVDAHIKKLRQKIEKVGPQVVQTVWGVGYKFDDSGAAK